One genomic segment of Desulfomicrobium sp. ZS1 includes these proteins:
- a CDS encoding PAS domain-containing protein yields the protein MTVSELLDFYSPRLEDMSDLALILDQTGAVLFANEAVRKIQSAPPKSLAPEDIIEQLRAQGRAGEFSNLPDNTPPVREARLRVILPDGAGTRHVNWKFVGIPATDGAITLAWGTFRATGPGQEMGFTVLPNGIIQAASPALCSICGYSRDELVGRPARQFYYTAASRKRIVNQLNERNEVENGAVTLRCKDGSPLTLWYSAESIRGTNGRILAYSGFFQQRPFTFSSKLAGEFTRIVDALPDLAWVSGRDLRIVAANQAYLRAYKRERAEVIGQSEYDFLDPEQARFPIEAALKVFEEKQELLHPAVPHLTDPQVWYRVIRRPIFDDDRQEVIGLLGIAQDISAKVVQENAFMEQLRVREEDVVVVTDDQGRILRRSAQTLNPSIYGRPQTFDAYTLDMRPVLDLLHADDLPAVRKAMHLVLRERREQHLECRIRNQAGNYSTVLARLLFHDAIYGEPRMYVVVRDITEQMGLRKATMVIERLKLASGARTDRELASFLNVSAAAISNARKNERVPPDWIIDTGLRTGRSIDWIVSAVVPNQA from the coding sequence ATGACAGTAAGCGAGCTTTTGGATTTCTACTCCCCTCGACTTGAGGACATGAGCGATCTGGCCTTGATTCTTGACCAGACGGGCGCTGTGCTTTTCGCCAACGAGGCTGTGCGTAAAATCCAAAGCGCTCCGCCCAAGAGCCTCGCTCCAGAGGACATCATTGAACAGTTGCGGGCGCAAGGCCGGGCCGGAGAATTCTCAAACCTGCCAGACAACACCCCGCCTGTGCGCGAGGCCCGGTTACGCGTCATTCTCCCCGATGGTGCGGGAACGCGCCACGTAAACTGGAAATTCGTCGGCATCCCGGCGACTGACGGCGCGATTACGCTCGCATGGGGCACCTTTCGGGCTACCGGCCCCGGCCAGGAAATGGGTTTCACCGTTCTGCCAAACGGCATCATCCAGGCCGCAAGCCCTGCCTTATGCAGCATCTGCGGCTATTCGCGAGACGAACTTGTCGGCAGACCCGCAAGACAATTCTATTACACTGCCGCCTCGCGCAAGCGCATCGTCAATCAATTAAATGAGCGCAACGAAGTCGAAAACGGAGCGGTCACCCTGCGCTGCAAGGATGGCTCCCCGCTGACTCTCTGGTACAGCGCCGAATCCATACGGGGCACAAACGGACGGATTCTTGCCTACAGTGGATTTTTCCAGCAACGCCCCTTCACCTTTTCCTCCAAGCTGGCCGGCGAATTCACGCGTATCGTCGATGCTCTCCCCGACCTGGCCTGGGTCAGCGGACGGGACTTGCGCATCGTCGCGGCCAATCAGGCCTATCTGAGGGCCTACAAACGCGAACGCGCCGAAGTCATCGGTCAAAGCGAATACGACTTCCTGGATCCCGAACAGGCGCGTTTTCCCATCGAGGCGGCTCTCAAGGTCTTTGAAGAAAAGCAGGAACTCCTGCACCCCGCCGTGCCTCATCTGACTGATCCGCAAGTCTGGTACCGGGTCATTCGCCGTCCCATCTTCGACGACGACCGCCAGGAGGTCATTGGTCTTCTGGGGATTGCCCAGGATATTTCCGCCAAGGTTGTGCAGGAAAACGCCTTCATGGAACAACTGCGCGTTCGGGAGGAGGATGTGGTCGTGGTCACCGACGACCAGGGCCGCATTCTGCGCCGCTCAGCCCAAACGTTGAACCCTTCAATATACGGACGGCCACAAACCTTTGACGCCTACACCCTCGACATGCGGCCGGTACTCGACCTCTTGCATGCCGATGATCTACCCGCAGTGCGAAAGGCCATGCACCTTGTTCTGCGCGAACGTCGCGAACAGCATCTGGAATGCCGCATCCGTAATCAGGCCGGAAACTACTCGACGGTCCTCGCCAGGCTGCTCTTTCACGATGCCATATACGGCGAACCTCGCATGTACGTAGTCGTGCGCGACATTACCGAGCAGATGGGCTTGCGCAAGGCGACCATGGTCATCGAGCGGCTCAAGCTGGCCTCGGGGGCGCGCACGGACCGGGAGCTGGCATCTTTTCTCAATGTATCCGCCGCAGCCATTTCCAACGCACGTAAAAACGAGAGAGTCCCTCCGGACTGGATCATCGACACCGGACTGCGCACCGGCCGCTCCATCGACTGGATCGTCAGCGCGGTGGTGCCCAATCAGGCCTGA
- a CDS encoding tetratricopeptide repeat protein, translating into MKPFLHLLLLFMITACAGHQANSSAAQDKWLALNREFIALHTKGSYDQALTAAQQGVALAQEFMPRDNADLATSLNNLGVTYAAMGRFEEARDPLERALAMREKVLGPNHPEVATTLSNLGELYVDMNLPSEAEDAFIRALEIREAELGSENADLAETLNNLGELYLRRGLLDQGDTLLRRALAIRENKLGPGHPQVARTLDNLAGIEQARKNYPQAQELLERSLRIKEAALGPDHPWLAVTLTSLAEVLMAQGMIADAEPMARRAVNIGEAAYGSDGVRMALPLATLGNLMRSQGRFDEAEEMLTRALHLQEQALPADHLDIAVSLGNLASVHYAQGRFAEARSDYERALVISEAGLGQKHGDVAQLLHNLGVVNRKLGDLDQAGTLLMQALSIREALFGPSSPAVADTLEALAFTMKDAGDTASAAAYLERAKAIRGQKK; encoded by the coding sequence GTGAAACCATTCCTTCATCTGCTGCTGCTTTTCATGATCACGGCCTGCGCAGGCCATCAGGCAAACTCCTCGGCTGCGCAGGACAAATGGCTGGCCCTGAACAGGGAATTCATCGCGCTTCACACCAAAGGCTCCTATGACCAGGCCTTGACGGCGGCCCAGCAAGGGGTCGCGCTGGCGCAGGAATTCATGCCCAGGGACAACGCCGACCTGGCTACTTCGCTGAATAATCTCGGCGTGACGTACGCGGCCATGGGCAGATTCGAGGAAGCCAGGGACCCGCTGGAAAGAGCCCTGGCCATGCGTGAAAAAGTGCTGGGCCCCAATCACCCCGAAGTGGCCACGACCCTAAGCAATCTCGGAGAACTTTACGTGGACATGAACCTGCCCTCCGAAGCGGAAGATGCGTTCATCAGGGCGCTTGAAATCCGGGAGGCCGAACTCGGGTCCGAGAACGCCGATCTTGCCGAGACCCTGAACAACCTCGGCGAACTCTACCTGCGCAGAGGACTTCTCGATCAGGGCGACACACTGCTGCGACGGGCGCTGGCCATCAGAGAAAACAAACTGGGGCCCGGTCATCCGCAGGTCGCCCGCACCCTCGACAATCTGGCCGGAATAGAACAGGCCCGCAAAAACTATCCACAGGCCCAGGAACTGCTGGAACGATCGCTGCGCATCAAGGAAGCGGCCCTGGGACCGGATCACCCCTGGCTGGCCGTCACCCTGACCAGCCTGGCGGAAGTCCTCATGGCCCAAGGCATGATCGCCGACGCCGAACCTATGGCGCGCAGGGCCGTAAACATTGGAGAGGCAGCATACGGCAGCGACGGCGTGCGCATGGCCCTTCCCCTGGCGACCCTGGGCAACCTGATGCGAAGCCAGGGGCGATTCGACGAAGCCGAAGAGATGCTCACCCGTGCGCTGCACCTGCAAGAACAGGCGTTGCCGGCGGATCATCTCGACATCGCAGTTTCCCTTGGCAACTTGGCCTCAGTTCATTATGCCCAAGGTCGTTTTGCCGAGGCCAGATCAGATTATGAACGCGCGCTCGTCATCAGCGAAGCAGGCCTTGGCCAAAAGCATGGGGATGTGGCCCAGCTCCTGCACAATCTGGGAGTGGTGAACCGCAAGCTCGGCGATCTGGATCAGGCCGGGACCTTGCTCATGCAGGCGCTGTCCATCCGTGAGGCTCTGTTTGGCCCATCGTCTCCCGCCGTGGCCGACACTCTGGAGGCACTGGCCTTCACCATGAAGGATGCAGGCGACACGGCTTCAGCGGCCGCATATCTGGAGCGGGCCAAGGCCATCCGCGGACAAAAGAAGTGA
- the motA gene encoding flagellar motor stator protein MotA, with amino-acid sequence MFAIIGLLVVIGCVAGGYVMGHGNLSVLWQPAEFIIILGAAIGTFLIASPIKVIKLTMKGFASAFKAKAPGKDEYLQLLRTLYDLLTLAKHEGIIALESHANKPKESSIFTPYPFVIKNHHVLDFICDNVKTYAMAGMEPHEFETLMDIDIDAHHEEEMIAAGTINKLADSMPALGIVACVLGVVITMGAINEPPEILGKHIGAALVGTFFGILMAYGFVAPFATNVEHQVRDQHTLMNVAKTAIMSFALGWAPALALEAARRAVPSSSRPTFEELENAVRKK; translated from the coding sequence ATGTTTGCGATTATAGGCTTATTGGTTGTTATAGGCTGTGTTGCGGGTGGCTACGTCATGGGCCACGGAAATCTCAGCGTTCTATGGCAGCCCGCTGAATTCATCATCATTCTCGGCGCGGCGATCGGCACGTTCCTCATCGCGTCGCCAATAAAAGTCATCAAACTCACGATGAAGGGCTTTGCCAGCGCCTTCAAAGCCAAGGCTCCGGGCAAGGATGAATATCTCCAATTGCTGCGCACGCTTTACGACCTGCTGACCCTGGCCAAGCACGAAGGCATCATCGCCCTTGAAAGCCACGCCAACAAACCCAAAGAAAGCAGCATCTTCACGCCATACCCCTTTGTCATCAAGAACCACCACGTGCTCGATTTCATCTGCGACAACGTGAAGACCTACGCCATGGCGGGCATGGAACCGCACGAATTCGAAACCCTCATGGACATCGACATCGATGCGCATCACGAAGAGGAGATGATCGCCGCCGGCACAATCAACAAGCTCGCCGACTCCATGCCCGCCCTGGGCATCGTGGCCTGCGTTCTGGGCGTGGTCATCACCATGGGTGCCATCAACGAACCTCCTGAAATCCTGGGTAAGCACATCGGCGCGGCCCTGGTCGGCACATTTTTCGGCATCCTGATGGCTTACGGATTCGTCGCGCCGTTCGCCACCAACGTCGAACACCAGGTCCGGGACCAGCATACGCTCATGAACGTGGCCAAGACCGCCATCATGTCTTTTGCCCTCGGGTGGGCTCCGGCCCTGGCGCTGGAAGCCGCCCGTCGCGCAGTGCCCAGTTCGTCCCGCCCCACCTTTGAAGAACTTGAAAACGCCGTGCGCAAGAAATAG
- a CDS encoding flagellar motor protein MotB, whose amino-acid sequence MADKKAVIIKKVKKGGHGGHHGGAWKIAYADFVTAMMAFFLLMWLLNNVSEEKKEQLSIYFKEFSVIEGLPPSMNVGAGGQSAADPQLKPLIMEGTTGMFTEGKSQEEVLKEAMAKMIEERLKEYKEELIIDTFDNGVRIQMLYGEGNPFFDSASSQLTGDARNVLKVIADTVRDLPNQIAVEGHTDAVPLGGPSSRYTNWELSTDRASSARVILEEFGLDPKRMVRVAGYAATQPLIRENPEDPRNRRVSILLFNDPTRAPVDMNSTSGENGQLSVNPLLNGTAVPTAPTSAPPLPSRN is encoded by the coding sequence ATGGCCGATAAAAAAGCCGTCATCATCAAAAAGGTCAAAAAAGGCGGACACGGCGGGCATCACGGCGGGGCCTGGAAGATCGCCTATGCCGACTTCGTCACCGCCATGATGGCCTTCTTCCTATTGATGTGGCTCTTGAACAACGTCAGCGAGGAAAAGAAGGAGCAGCTCTCCATCTATTTCAAGGAATTCTCCGTCATCGAAGGCCTGCCCCCGTCCATGAACGTGGGCGCAGGAGGCCAGAGCGCCGCCGACCCGCAGCTCAAGCCGCTCATCATGGAAGGAACCACCGGCATGTTCACCGAAGGCAAATCCCAGGAAGAAGTCCTCAAGGAAGCCATGGCCAAGATGATCGAAGAGCGGCTGAAGGAATACAAGGAAGAACTCATTATCGACACCTTTGATAACGGGGTGCGCATCCAGATGCTCTACGGAGAGGGCAATCCTTTTTTTGATTCGGCCAGTTCCCAGCTGACCGGCGACGCGCGCAATGTGCTCAAAGTCATAGCCGACACCGTTCGCGACCTGCCCAACCAGATCGCGGTGGAAGGCCACACCGACGCCGTCCCGCTTGGAGGCCCCAGTTCTCGCTACACCAACTGGGAACTCTCCACGGACCGGGCTTCATCCGCACGCGTCATCCTTGAAGAATTCGGGCTGGACCCCAAACGCATGGTCAGGGTAGCGGGATATGCCGCCACGCAACCACTGATCCGCGAAAATCCGGAGGATCCCCGCAACCGCAGAGTCAGCATTCTCCTCTTCAACGACCCCACACGGGCCCCTGTGGACATGAACTCGACATCCGGAGAAAATGGTCAGCTCTCCGTCAATCCCCTTCTCAACGGAACAGCCGTGCCGACGGCGCCCACAAGCGCGCCTCCCCTGCCCTCCAGAAACTGA
- a CDS encoding DEAD/DEAH box helicase produces MDFSSFSFDQRLNVGIRDCGYVTPTPIQIQAIPSVLAGKDVLGLAQTGTGKTAAFALPLLQRMINDGISVRGPVRVLVLAPTRELALQIHETFISLGKQTGIRSAAVFGGVGETPQVKAARQASVLVACPGRLLDLVNRGLVDLSHVNALVLDEADRMFDMGFLPDLRRIMAKLPAKRQNLLFSATMPPEIRKIADQVLVQPSVVQVSNTAPPEKIRHTLLPVSAGQKMGLLEAYLGRTPHDCVLIFTRTKHRAKSLARKLEQKGMLATSLQGNLSQNRRQEALEGFRSGKYRIMVATDIAARGIDCVRISHVVNFDLPDTAESYTHRIGRTGRADKSGEAITLVTPEDSAQINAIERILGGRLERVRLEGFAYSSGGDEASFEEPRPARAPGRTPGRNAPSGRSGRPAPRNTSDSRSPAGRSGNPRRSSSPGRGVFGVASAAS; encoded by the coding sequence GTGGATTTTTCCTCTTTTTCTTTTGACCAGCGTTTGAACGTTGGCATCCGTGACTGCGGCTATGTTACCCCCACCCCCATTCAGATTCAGGCCATTCCTTCGGTGCTCGCCGGCAAGGATGTTCTCGGTCTGGCCCAGACCGGCACCGGCAAGACCGCTGCCTTCGCGTTGCCCCTCTTGCAGCGCATGATCAATGACGGAATTTCCGTGCGCGGCCCGGTGCGCGTGCTTGTTCTGGCTCCAACCCGCGAGCTTGCCCTGCAAATTCACGAAACCTTCATTTCTCTTGGCAAACAGACCGGCATCCGCTCCGCGGCGGTTTTCGGCGGTGTTGGTGAAACTCCGCAGGTCAAGGCCGCCCGTCAGGCGAGCGTCCTGGTGGCATGCCCCGGACGTTTGCTGGATCTCGTCAATCGCGGCTTGGTCGACTTGTCACATGTGAATGCCTTGGTTCTCGACGAAGCGGACCGCATGTTCGACATGGGCTTTTTGCCGGACCTGCGCCGGATCATGGCCAAGTTGCCGGCCAAACGGCAGAATCTGCTTTTTTCCGCGACCATGCCCCCCGAGATCCGCAAGATCGCCGATCAGGTTCTGGTTCAGCCCTCGGTGGTTCAGGTCTCCAATACGGCTCCGCCCGAAAAGATCCGGCATACCCTCCTCCCGGTCTCCGCCGGGCAGAAGATGGGCTTGCTTGAAGCGTATCTGGGCAGGACTCCGCATGACTGCGTGCTCATCTTCACCCGCACCAAGCATCGCGCCAAGAGCCTGGCCCGCAAGCTGGAGCAGAAAGGGATGCTTGCGACATCCTTGCAGGGCAACCTGTCCCAGAATCGCAGACAGGAAGCCTTGGAAGGTTTCCGCAGCGGCAAATACCGCATCATGGTCGCCACGGACATAGCGGCTCGCGGCATCGATTGCGTGCGTATTTCCCATGTCGTCAATTTTGATCTGCCGGATACGGCCGAGAGCTATACTCACCGTATCGGACGCACCGGCCGCGCCGACAAGAGCGGCGAGGCCATAACCCTGGTCACGCCGGAAGACTCCGCCCAGATCAATGCCATCGAGCGCATCCTGGGTGGCCGTCTGGAGCGGGTGCGTCTTGAAGGTTTTGCCTATTCAAGCGGCGGCGACGAGGCTTCCTTTGAAGAACCGCGTCCTGCCCGTGCGCCCGGCAGAACTCCCGGCCGCAATGCCCCTTCCGGCAGATCAGGACGGCCTGCGCCGAGAAATACCTCCGATTCGCGCTCTCCTGCCGGACGTTCCGGCAACCCCCGCCGTTCAAGCTCCCCGGGACGGGGCGTATTCGGAGTGGCGTCAGCCGCATCCTGA
- a CDS encoding DEAD/DEAH box helicase yields MSFDQLGLRVELLKAIKNKGYEAPTAIQAQAIPVILAGRDILARAQTGTGKTDAFGLPIVQTLGLTRGNGHHPRALILTPTRELALQVGESIKAYARKVSLRCTVAFGGVRIEPQIARLERGIDILVATPGRLLDLASQEHLSLASIEFLVFDEADRMLDLGFSGEINAILDLLPTKRRTMLFSATYTPQIKALAAKMLDKPEYIEITPDTAAAEAVQQKVHHVNKDNKLTLLLHLIEKQKQDRILVFARTRTWANRLTDKLAAHGISVAALHGSKSQSLRKRTLEEFKDGKIHILVATDVAARGLDISNLPLVVNYDIPNSPEDYVHRIGRTGRAGVSGIAVSLVSPEERNLLLAIEDLLRHQIPVEAVKGFTEDSDVPDFVLYRPGNPKSERNAPRAIKELVAKKSPAKLTVQGRGKKPKDAGPESTARGKKNEKSDARAAEDKDTRPDSKPRGRSTEKPGARSGKDSGSESKGRGRRNERTDTRTGSEKNSGPESKGRGRRNERTEDSRAGADKRGGNTRGKAARPDSRPAQPARGRSRGRG; encoded by the coding sequence ATGTCATTTGATCAACTTGGCCTGCGGGTCGAACTGCTGAAAGCTATTAAAAATAAAGGATACGAAGCGCCTACTGCCATTCAGGCCCAGGCCATCCCCGTCATCCTTGCCGGACGGGATATCCTGGCCCGCGCCCAGACCGGGACAGGCAAGACAGATGCCTTCGGCCTGCCTATTGTCCAAACTCTGGGTTTGACGCGCGGCAACGGCCATCACCCCCGAGCCCTGATCCTCACCCCCACGCGGGAACTGGCCCTGCAGGTCGGCGAGAGCATCAAAGCCTATGCCCGCAAAGTCTCCCTACGCTGCACCGTGGCCTTTGGCGGTGTACGCATCGAACCGCAGATTGCGCGCCTGGAACGCGGCATCGACATTCTGGTGGCCACGCCGGGACGTCTGCTTGATCTTGCAAGCCAGGAACATCTGAGCCTCGCCTCCATTGAATTTCTGGTTTTCGACGAGGCCGACAGGATGCTCGACCTGGGATTCAGCGGGGAGATCAACGCCATTCTCGACCTCCTGCCCACAAAGCGCAGGACCATGCTCTTTTCCGCCACCTACACGCCGCAGATCAAGGCCTTGGCCGCAAAGATGCTGGACAAGCCCGAATACATCGAGATCACTCCCGACACCGCCGCCGCTGAAGCGGTGCAGCAGAAAGTGCACCACGTGAACAAGGACAACAAACTTACCCTGCTGCTGCATCTCATCGAGAAGCAAAAACAGGATCGCATCCTGGTCTTTGCCCGCACCCGTACCTGGGCCAACAGGCTGACCGACAAGCTGGCCGCCCACGGGATCAGTGTCGCGGCCCTGCACGGCAGCAAGAGCCAGTCCCTCAGAAAGCGGACCCTGGAAGAATTCAAGGACGGCAAGATCCATATCCTTGTGGCCACGGATGTGGCCGCGCGAGGACTGGACATCAGCAACCTGCCCCTCGTGGTCAATTATGATATCCCCAACTCCCCCGAGGATTACGTGCATCGCATCGGACGCACAGGCCGGGCCGGCGTCAGCGGCATCGCAGTGTCCCTGGTCAGCCCCGAGGAGCGCAACCTGCTTCTGGCCATCGAAGACCTGCTGCGCCACCAGATTCCAGTGGAAGCGGTCAAGGGATTCACGGAAGACAGTGACGTCCCGGATTTCGTGCTCTACCGCCCCGGTAATCCCAAAAGCGAGCGAAACGCCCCCAGGGCGATCAAGGAACTGGTGGCCAAAAAATCTCCGGCCAAGCTGACCGTTCAAGGCCGAGGCAAGAAACCCAAAGACGCGGGTCCGGAATCAACGGCTCGCGGCAAAAAGAACGAAAAATCGGACGCCCGAGCAGCAGAAGACAAAGACACGAGGCCGGATTCCAAGCCACGCGGCAGAAGCACCGAGAAGCCAGGCGCGCGGTCAGGGAAAGACTCTGGTTCGGAGTCCAAGGGACGCGGCAGACGAAACGAAAGAACGGATACCAGGACAGGGTCCGAGAAGAATTCCGGTCCGGAGTCCAAGGGACGCGGCAGAAGGAACGAGCGAACGGAAGATTCCCGCGCCGGGGCCGATAAGCGCGGAGGAAACACGCGCGGCAAGGCTGCCCGTCCCGATTCCCGGCCCGCCCAGCCAGCCCGGGGGCGGTCCAGAGGCAGAGGCTAG
- a CDS encoding pyridoxal phosphate-dependent aminotransferase gives MHIADRISRLGTETAFAVAARAAAHKAAGHEVFPFHLGDMNIPTPANVMEAACRAMRAGKTGYCPSPGIPELRDALALNVNAARGTSYAMENVAIQPGGKPVIGKFIMVCMNPGEEVLYPNPGYPIYESQIEYHGGVAVPYRYLRDTSGFHIDLDHLQSLITPRTRAIIINDLQNPLGAQCSGEERNRLAELAMRHDLAVLLDEAYFDIRYSGKSVSLASIPGMAKRSVILYTFSKKFAMTGWRLGAAIGPREIIDVVAKLNVNDESCSNHFVQHGALEGLTGDQSGPKAILSTLKERRDAAVELLNSMPGVDCPSPEATFYLFPEVTELMARKGFKDDYAAFAEDILVKTGVSLCTRLHFGRPLHGEGRRFVRLAYSGIDVDGIRKGLLALKTYAAQ, from the coding sequence ATGCATATCGCAGACAGGATAAGCAGGCTGGGAACCGAGACGGCCTTTGCAGTGGCCGCCCGCGCGGCCGCGCACAAGGCCGCCGGGCATGAGGTTTTCCCTTTTCATCTGGGCGACATGAACATCCCCACTCCGGCCAACGTCATGGAGGCGGCCTGCCGCGCCATGCGCGCCGGCAAGACCGGCTACTGTCCGAGTCCCGGCATCCCCGAGCTGCGCGATGCCCTGGCCTTGAACGTGAACGCGGCCAGAGGGACCTCCTACGCCATGGAAAACGTGGCGATTCAACCCGGGGGCAAACCGGTCATCGGCAAGTTCATCATGGTCTGCATGAATCCCGGCGAGGAAGTGCTCTACCCCAATCCCGGCTACCCCATTTACGAATCCCAGATCGAATACCACGGCGGAGTCGCCGTGCCCTACCGCTACCTGCGGGATACGAGCGGATTTCATATCGATCTGGATCATCTTCAGAGCCTGATCACCCCGCGCACGCGAGCGATCATCATCAATGACCTGCAGAACCCGCTCGGGGCCCAGTGCTCTGGAGAGGAACGGAACCGCCTGGCCGAACTGGCCATGCGCCATGACTTGGCCGTTCTTCTGGATGAAGCCTATTTCGACATCCGCTACAGCGGGAAAAGCGTCTCCCTGGCCTCCATCCCGGGCATGGCCAAGCGCAGCGTGATTCTCTACACCTTCTCCAAGAAATTCGCCATGACGGGCTGGCGTCTGGGCGCGGCCATCGGCCCCCGCGAGATCATCGATGTCGTCGCCAAGCTCAACGTCAACGACGAGTCCTGCTCCAACCATTTCGTGCAGCACGGCGCCCTCGAAGGCCTGACCGGCGACCAGTCCGGCCCCAAGGCCATCCTGTCCACGCTCAAGGAGCGGCGCGATGCCGCGGTGGAACTTCTCAACTCCATGCCAGGTGTTGACTGCCCCAGCCCCGAGGCTACCTTCTACCTCTTCCCCGAGGTCACGGAACTGATGGCCCGCAAGGGCTTTAAGGACGATTATGCAGCCTTCGCCGAGGACATCCTGGTCAAAACAGGCGTCTCGCTCTGTACCCGACTGCATTTTGGACGCCCGCTCCATGGGGAGGGACGGCGCTTCGTACGCCTGGCCTATTCGGGGATTGACGTGGACGGAATCCGCAAAGGACTCCTCGCGTTAAAGACGTATGCGGCTCAATGA
- a CDS encoding response regulator transcription factor produces MKKKILLVEDDLLLRKGLKTMIEMRGGFSIDADTGSGKEAVRLFGMVHPDIVLLDLMLPDISGTEVLRQLKQVAPKVPVILLTICEDNELLFQALALGANAYVLKGSGPEELFLGIHYSMKNEMFISPKLAKIIVEDYLLVNHHRNSLPPLHNLTSREKEIVKLIIDGNKSREIADILFISIKTVNKHRSNILVKLGIHNLSELRQGKPYVLETISGIN; encoded by the coding sequence ATGAAAAAAAAGATTCTTTTGGTTGAAGACGATCTTTTATTGCGCAAAGGGCTGAAGACAATGATCGAGATGCGGGGCGGGTTCAGCATTGATGCAGATACTGGCAGCGGCAAGGAGGCGGTAAGGCTTTTTGGCATGGTGCATCCGGATATTGTCCTTCTTGACCTGATGCTTCCTGACATTTCCGGCACGGAGGTTTTGCGGCAGTTGAAACAGGTGGCGCCGAAGGTCCCTGTTATTCTGCTGACCATCTGCGAGGATAACGAACTGCTGTTTCAGGCCCTTGCCCTTGGCGCCAACGCCTATGTGCTCAAGGGGTCCGGCCCGGAAGAATTGTTTTTAGGGATTCATTATTCCATGAAAAACGAGATGTTTATAAGTCCAAAATTGGCCAAGATAATTGTTGAGGATTATCTCTTGGTCAACCACCATCGAAATTCTCTCCCTCCTTTGCATAACCTTACGTCGCGGGAAAAAGAAATTGTCAAACTCATTATCGACGGGAATAAAAGCAGAGAGATCGCGGATATTCTTTTTATAAGCATCAAGACGGTCAACAAGCACAGGTCAAATATCCTCGTAAAACTCGGAATCCACAATCTGTCAGAGCTTCGCCAAGGAAAGCCCTATGTCTTGGAGACAATAAGCGGTATAAACTGA